The following is a genomic window from Aeromonas sp. FDAARGOS 1405.
GCCAGCTATTGGGAGAACGGCCACTATCTGAGCGACGGGTTGGCCGAGCTCAACCACATCTTCCGCGATTACCGGCGCAACGAAGTGTTCAACATCGACAAGAAGTTGTTTGATCAGCTGTTTCTGTTGCAGCACAAGCTGGGTCGGCGCAGTGAAATTCAGCTGATCTCCGGCTATCGCGCCCCGGCAACCAATCGTCAGAAGCGCCACAAGAGCCGCGGCGTGGCCAAGCACAGCTACCACACCCTTGGGCAGGCGGTGGATGTGCGGATCCCCGGCGTACAGCTGGCCCATCTGCGCAAGGCGGCGCTCCAGCTCAAGGTGGGTGGGGTCGGTTACTATCCCCGCGATAACTTCGTTCACCTCGATACCGGCCCGGTGCGCAGCTGGTAAAGGGGTTGGCAAGCTGCCAAGCTCTTCCCACCAGAGAGGAGATAGCGATGAAAAAGATAGTGATTGGCGGCCTGATCGCCCTGTTGCTGACCGGTTGCAGCAAGCTCAACCGTGAAAATTACGACCAGTTGAAGATGGGGATGAGTTACGCCGAGGCCAGCACCATTCTGGGCAAGGCGGAGCGTTGTGATGATGCCTTGGGCACCACCAGCTGCCTCTGGGGCGGGGAAGGGAAGAACATCAAGATCCGCTTTATCGCCGACAAGGCGACCTTCTTCAGCTCGGAAGGGATTAACTGAGTCGCAGACCGTCCATGAAAAAAGCGCCGCTCGGGCGCTTTTTTGTTGCTCGCAATCCAACCCGCCTCGCCAGAAGCTGGCGTACTCAGTGGGTCGCGTACTGGTAGTTGAAGGTGGGCAGACCCCAC
Proteins encoded in this region:
- a CDS encoding DUF882 domain-containing protein is translated as MLEQEISRRRLLLGAGCLLGSSLISFPALASRSTTGRELSFFNLNTGERVRASYWENGHYLSDGLAELNHIFRDYRRNEVFNIDKKLFDQLFLLQHKLGRRSEIQLISGYRAPATNRQKRHKSRGVAKHSYHTLGQAVDVRIPGVQLAHLRKAALQLKVGGVGYYPRDNFVHLDTGPVRSW